From Paenibacillus sp. V4I7, one genomic window encodes:
- the nikA gene encoding nickel ABC transporter substrate-binding protein, which translates to MFESKGKILVIMLLILTITLVGCSKPNAAQNSGAEVVQKDKTITVSLPRDIGPMNPHVYNPSQLIAQSMIYEPLVSYKEGGKLEPHLAESWIISQDGKEYTFKLRQNVKFSDGTVFNAAIVKKNFDAVMKNFKNHSWLGFINVLDKTETVDEYTFKLTLKQAYYPTIQELAVVRPVRFLGEAGFPDDGDTSKSVKNSVGTGPWMLTSYKKDEYAEFTRNPNYWGEKPKVNKMVIKIIPDGETSVLAFEKKELDLIYGEGVISLDAFKQLKASGKYETSLSEPIATREVVMNTTKDILADLRVRLALHHGFNKQAMVDGITAGLEEKADNILSKNLPYTNVDVKPLEYNVDKAKAYLEEAGWKLPAGKTVREKDGKPLELELLYEKSDQVQKPMAETLQAEWGAIGVKLNITSLELTAQIKRLRAADFDLYFWSNYGAPYDPHSFINVVATKGFGISESLSSLPMKKELDQQVNDTVLSTDENKRQQLYSSILKTLHEQASFLPISYIKKTAVYQKDVKGFVFPANRDDNPFLGLDTVKK; encoded by the coding sequence ATGTTTGAATCAAAAGGTAAAATACTAGTCATTATGCTGCTTATTTTGACTATTACACTTGTAGGCTGCTCCAAACCAAACGCAGCTCAGAACTCCGGTGCTGAAGTGGTTCAGAAGGATAAAACGATTACTGTCTCATTGCCAAGGGATATCGGACCGATGAACCCGCATGTTTATAATCCATCGCAATTAATTGCGCAATCAATGATTTACGAACCGTTGGTTAGCTATAAAGAGGGAGGCAAGCTTGAACCTCATCTGGCGGAATCGTGGATTATCTCACAGGATGGGAAAGAGTACACCTTCAAGCTCCGTCAAAATGTGAAATTCTCCGATGGAACGGTGTTTAACGCCGCTATCGTCAAAAAGAATTTCGATGCGGTGATGAAAAATTTTAAAAATCATAGCTGGCTAGGTTTTATTAATGTGCTTGACAAGACCGAAACCGTGGATGAGTATACATTTAAATTGACACTGAAGCAGGCCTATTATCCGACCATACAGGAGCTGGCAGTCGTCCGTCCGGTACGCTTCCTTGGGGAAGCCGGATTCCCGGATGATGGCGATACGTCCAAGAGTGTAAAGAACTCGGTCGGTACCGGACCGTGGATGCTGACGTCCTATAAGAAAGACGAATATGCGGAATTCACCCGTAATCCGAATTACTGGGGAGAAAAACCGAAAGTCAATAAAATGGTCATCAAAATTATTCCTGACGGAGAAACAAGCGTACTTGCCTTTGAGAAAAAGGAGCTCGACCTGATCTATGGAGAAGGCGTTATCAGTTTGGATGCCTTTAAGCAGCTGAAAGCTTCCGGTAAATATGAAACAAGCCTTTCCGAGCCTATCGCAACAAGAGAGGTGGTTATGAACACCACCAAGGATATACTTGCGGATTTGCGAGTGCGTCTGGCACTCCATCACGGCTTTAATAAACAGGCGATGGTGGATGGGATTACGGCTGGCCTTGAGGAAAAAGCAGATAATATTTTATCCAAAAACTTGCCGTACACGAACGTTGACGTTAAGCCGCTGGAATATAACGTGGACAAAGCCAAAGCATATTTGGAAGAAGCGGGCTGGAAGCTGCCTGCTGGGAAAACCGTTCGCGAGAAAGACGGAAAACCGCTTGAGCTGGAACTGTTGTATGAAAAGTCGGATCAGGTTCAAAAGCCGATGGCTGAAACGCTGCAGGCCGAATGGGGAGCGATCGGCGTCAAGCTGAACATTACAAGTCTGGAGCTCACTGCACAAATAAAACGCTTGCGGGCAGCGGATTTTGATTTGTACTTCTGGAGCAACTACGGAGCGCCGTATGATCCACACTCTTTCATTAATGTTGTAGCTACAAAGGGCTTCGGTATCTCAGAGTCGCTCTCAAGCTTACCGATGAAAAAAGAACTGGATCAACAAGTAAATGACACTGTCCTCTCAACCGATGAGAACAAGCGCCAACAACTGTACAGCTCTATTTTGAAGACACTGCATGAGCAGGCATCATTTTTGCCGATCTCTTATATTAAGAAAACGGCAGTTTATCAAAAAGACGTGAAGGGCTTCGTATTCCCGGCCAATCGGGATGACAACCCGTTCCTCGGGCTCGACACTGTGAAAAAGTAA
- the nikB gene encoding nickel ABC transporter permease subunit NikB gives MRSYIGKRLLAIIPIFLFATLLSFVLIHLSPVDPAEVYLTVAHIHPTEELLAEVRHEFGLDQPLLVQYVESLMKMCRLDFGTSYVTKEPVWQEVAHRMPATLQLAFSSICLAVLISVPIGFLSAVYKNSVIDHFSRLLAFFGASIPQFWLGYLLIFFLSVKLDLFPVQGKGTWAHLFLPSLTLSLGLIAIYTRLLRTSVLEQMQEPYVLYARTRGIKEKVIMGKHVLKIAISPMITGLGMNIGKLLSGTIIVEVVFSWPGFGRYFVEAILNRDIPVIQCYVFLVACIYIVCNLIVDLLQMVMDPRISWKGRTSP, from the coding sequence TTGCGCAGCTATATCGGGAAACGGCTCCTTGCCATCATTCCCATCTTTCTCTTTGCCACCCTTCTTTCTTTTGTACTGATCCATCTCTCGCCCGTCGATCCGGCTGAAGTCTATCTGACTGTAGCCCATATTCACCCGACGGAAGAGCTGCTGGCCGAGGTAAGACATGAATTCGGTCTGGATCAGCCGCTGCTTGTCCAATATGTGGAGTCCCTTATGAAGATGTGCCGACTTGATTTCGGCACATCTTATGTTACGAAGGAACCGGTTTGGCAGGAGGTCGCGCATCGGATGCCTGCAACGCTCCAGCTTGCCTTCAGCAGCATTTGTCTGGCCGTGCTGATCAGCGTGCCCATCGGCTTTCTATCGGCGGTTTATAAAAACAGCGTGATCGACCATTTCAGTCGGCTGCTTGCTTTTTTTGGCGCTTCCATTCCGCAGTTTTGGCTCGGATATTTATTGATTTTTTTCTTATCCGTCAAGCTGGATCTATTTCCCGTACAAGGAAAGGGCACATGGGCGCATCTGTTTCTGCCGTCATTAACGCTTTCTTTGGGGTTGATCGCCATCTATACCCGCCTGTTGCGAACCAGTGTGCTTGAGCAGATGCAGGAGCCATATGTGCTATACGCCAGAACCAGAGGCATCAAAGAGAAGGTCATTATGGGTAAGCACGTGCTGAAAATTGCGATTTCGCCGATGATTACCGGTCTGGGTATGAATATAGGTAAATTGCTTTCCGGTACGATCATCGTGGAAGTCGTCTTTTCTTGGCCCGGATTCGGCCGTTATTTTGTTGAGGCGATTTTAAACCGGGATATACCGGTCATTCAATGCTATGTGTTCCTCGTTGCTTGTATATATATCGTGTGCAACCTGATCGTGGATCTTCTGCAAATGGTAATGGACCCGCGGATTTCTTGGAAAGGAAGAACCAGCCCATGA
- a CDS encoding CHRD domain-containing protein, with protein MKTFRALLRGRNEVPPVRTIASGNALFELNNSGTQLRFVLIIRNISRVTQAHIHLGRIGQNGPVVAFLFGPSKFGISVRRGVVRGVLTNQDLVGSLQGKTLRDLIREFESGNAYVNVHTIQNPNGEIRGQIRR; from the coding sequence ATCAAAACATTCAGGGCACTGTTAAGAGGTCGAAATGAGGTACCTCCTGTAAGAACTATAGCCTCTGGAAATGCGTTATTCGAGCTAAACAACAGCGGAACTCAATTAAGATTTGTGCTTATCATCCGAAATATTTCTCGCGTCACGCAAGCCCATATTCATCTTGGACGAATAGGTCAAAACGGTCCCGTTGTTGCCTTCCTGTTTGGTCCGTCGAAATTTGGCATATCAGTTAGACGTGGTGTTGTTCGAGGTGTTCTAACTAATCAAGATTTAGTCGGTTCTCTGCAAGGCAAGACGCTTAGAGATTTAATCCGTGAGTTCGAAAGCGGCAACGCCTACGTTAATGTACACACCATTCAAAATCCAAACGGAGAAATTCGTGGGCAAATCAGAAGGTAA
- a CDS encoding MFS transporter, translated as MNAMQQSEIASQGSPFGAKAMQIYLVTALFFTSSHILLILLPLSSHKLGASPSQIGLIMGAYMFTSMFLRPVAGKIVDKLGAKRILAAALILNVVVISMYLIQELWVYALLRIAQGVILAFFSMVSHLMIIEALSEKARGQGLSLFSLSSMLPYTYGPFLALYFAGKVPIPYILMALIPISVITLLIGMNVKLPERRNNKPIGSQAAANLRSEELYQGWKDRKLLLPSLSMLLASAIIGTVAAFLPLYLERRELPYAGYYFMTETAVLITLRFFGRKLIPTNGRFPVRAAALLIFLITVAVCLVRMAESLPVILLAAVCNGIALSMLYPTLLTYVSFIVPERFRGRGIGLFIAAADFGTSVGIWGMSLIANAYSYEVMFSGCVVIGVAALLLILLMSKQEVKN; from the coding sequence ATGAATGCTATGCAGCAATCTGAGATTGCTTCGCAGGGTAGTCCCTTTGGTGCGAAAGCGATGCAGATTTACCTCGTTACCGCCTTATTTTTCACTAGCAGCCATATCCTTCTGATTCTGCTGCCGCTTAGCTCGCACAAGCTTGGAGCAAGCCCGTCGCAGATCGGACTGATCATGGGTGCTTATATGTTTACTTCGATGTTTTTACGGCCCGTTGCCGGTAAAATTGTTGATAAACTCGGTGCAAAGCGGATACTCGCCGCAGCGTTAATTCTTAATGTAGTAGTCATCTCCATGTATCTTATTCAGGAGCTATGGGTTTACGCTCTGCTTCGAATTGCTCAGGGCGTGATTCTTGCTTTCTTCTCCATGGTATCGCACCTGATGATCATCGAGGCCTTATCGGAGAAAGCTCGCGGGCAGGGGCTCTCCCTTTTCTCACTCTCGTCGATGCTGCCTTACACGTACGGACCCTTTCTCGCTCTTTATTTTGCAGGAAAAGTTCCCATACCTTACATCTTAATGGCCTTGATTCCGATCAGTGTGATAACACTCCTCATTGGTATGAACGTCAAGCTGCCTGAGCGTCGAAATAATAAGCCTATCGGTTCGCAAGCTGCTGCGAATTTGCGAAGTGAGGAGCTTTATCAAGGATGGAAAGATCGGAAGCTGCTGCTTCCATCCCTATCGATGCTGCTAGCTTCGGCGATCATCGGAACGGTGGCGGCTTTTCTCCCGCTTTATCTAGAGAGACGCGAGTTGCCGTATGCAGGATATTATTTCATGACCGAAACCGCTGTTCTTATTACATTACGCTTCTTCGGCAGAAAACTCATTCCGACAAACGGTCGTTTTCCTGTTCGTGCAGCTGCTCTCCTCATATTCCTCATAACGGTCGCCGTGTGTTTGGTTCGAATGGCTGAATCGCTGCCTGTGATCCTGCTTGCCGCAGTTTGCAATGGAATAGCCTTGTCGATGCTGTATCCAACACTGCTGACCTATGTTTCGTTCATTGTGCCAGAACGGTTCAGAGGCAGGGGGATCGGGCTGTTCATCGCAGCCGCCGATTTCGGAACATCGGTAGGTATTTGGGGGATGAGTCTGATTGCGAATGCGTATTCGTACGAAGTCATGTTTTCCGGTTGTGTGGTTATCGGGGTGGCCGCCCTGCTGCTTATCCTACTAATGTCTAAACAGGAGGTGAAGAATTGA
- the nikE gene encoding nickel import ATP-binding protein NikE, whose translation MSLLQVKDVTHSYGAPHLFFKEKKRATVLSGVTLSIEHGKCLSLLGTSGAGKSTLGKVILGLEKPQKGQVFFQGIDVYNTDSSTRRRLRRDLQVVFQDCYSAVNPRMNAEQIIGEPLQNYETLSQKEYKRTVGELLETVGLKSDDRHKYPHQFSGGQLQRVNIARAIALKPKLIVLDEAVSSLDMVNQTKILQLLSDLKSAFGLSYLFITHDIKAAYSISDVLAVMEKGEVVELCEDKSQFFQSPHPSVRSLVSSILSEHPRNRSV comes from the coding sequence TTGAGTTTGCTTCAGGTGAAGGACGTTACTCATAGTTATGGAGCACCCCATCTGTTCTTTAAGGAGAAGAAGCGGGCAACAGTGCTTTCCGGCGTTACTCTTTCCATCGAACATGGCAAGTGCTTAAGCCTTCTCGGAACGAGCGGAGCAGGTAAAAGCACGCTGGGCAAGGTCATCTTGGGACTGGAAAAACCGCAGAAAGGGCAAGTTTTTTTTCAGGGGATTGATGTTTACAACACGGACTCGTCCACCCGCAGGAGACTTCGTCGAGATCTTCAAGTGGTTTTTCAAGATTGTTATTCGGCTGTTAATCCGCGAATGAATGCGGAACAAATTATCGGAGAGCCACTGCAAAACTACGAGACATTATCCCAGAAGGAGTACAAACGAACGGTCGGAGAGCTTCTGGAAACAGTCGGGTTGAAATCGGATGACAGGCACAAGTATCCTCATCAATTTAGCGGCGGACAACTGCAAAGAGTCAACATTGCGAGAGCGATTGCCTTAAAACCGAAGCTGATCGTACTCGATGAGGCGGTAAGCAGCCTGGACATGGTGAATCAAACGAAAATTTTGCAGCTTTTGAGCGACCTGAAATCGGCGTTTGGCCTCTCTTACCTATTTATCACTCATGACATTAAAGCAGCTTACTCTATTTCTGATGTTCTGGCCGTGATGGAGAAAGGGGAAGTGGTCGAGCTGTGCGAAGATAAATCGCAGTTTTTTCAATCGCCACACCCCAGTGTGAGGAGTTTGGTTAGCTCCATTCTTTCGGAGCATCCGCGTAATCGTTCCGTCTAA
- a CDS encoding helix-turn-helix domain-containing protein, whose amino-acid sequence MVPVSGHEYSLLLLSSIRKRRYQKWNILQTRHIPGDMLFVVTQGNGHLCIDKQAFQIYPRQSYFLTQGMSIEVMSESELIEFYIMIIKRVTISKRKGGWSLSNEGASPSLLQTGRIQLKNAKQMLEVVEQLYEESRKKWVDDTDLQLKFQSLIHCIVHDQSDQGEKEEASKGIDQSIGYMLKHFRHKIKLETLSDIAGLTPTSYSRSFKKTKRMSPVEYLNHIRIDSSKQLLQQQEFSIKDVSTSVGFGNEFYFSRTFKNTVGISPTMYVKRRQLKIAVASCFRYKDCLHSLGVDAPFEMNGYRHLELGVEENKRLIQVQLTELRKYRPDLIIADYRHLPFYEQLKQISPTVIINFTMDWRINYMRIAELVGREEEARQNCSQLELRVKYARNLLTQTIGNRTVSIIRLYSGKIRVQGLVDHPLSNLLYSELGLKPGSCVPLNERTKEFALGSLPPFETDYLFIYKHPIQSEETDIFSGVLKGTSWNAMKAVRNNQTRMIPNWISMSWAPIGQNQIIDDLLQWKA is encoded by the coding sequence ATGGTGCCGGTTTCTGGACACGAATATTCCCTATTACTGCTCTCTTCAATTCGCAAACGCAGATATCAAAAGTGGAATATATTGCAGACGAGGCATATTCCGGGAGATATGCTCTTTGTTGTGACTCAAGGTAACGGTCATCTTTGCATAGATAAGCAAGCTTTCCAAATCTACCCGCGCCAATCTTATTTCCTTACACAAGGAATGAGTATAGAAGTAATGTCAGAGTCTGAACTTATAGAATTTTATATCATGATCATTAAAAGGGTAACGATTTCAAAGCGGAAAGGCGGCTGGAGTCTTTCTAATGAGGGTGCTAGCCCCTCTTTATTACAGACTGGCAGAATTCAACTCAAAAATGCCAAACAAATGCTTGAAGTTGTCGAGCAGCTGTATGAGGAAAGCAGAAAAAAATGGGTAGATGATACCGATTTGCAATTAAAATTTCAAAGCCTTATCCATTGTATCGTACATGACCAGTCGGATCAGGGTGAAAAAGAGGAAGCATCTAAAGGGATCGATCAAAGCATCGGCTATATGCTCAAGCATTTTCGTCATAAAATTAAGCTAGAGACTTTGTCGGACATCGCTGGATTAACGCCAACCTCATATTCAAGGAGTTTCAAGAAAACAAAACGGATGTCTCCTGTTGAATATTTAAATCATATTAGGATTGATTCTTCTAAACAGTTGCTGCAGCAGCAGGAATTTTCTATCAAGGATGTTTCGACTTCTGTCGGTTTCGGTAATGAGTTTTATTTTAGCAGAACGTTTAAAAACACAGTGGGTATATCTCCAACGATGTATGTGAAGAGGAGACAGTTGAAGATAGCCGTTGCTTCCTGCTTCCGTTATAAGGATTGTTTGCACTCTTTAGGTGTAGATGCTCCTTTTGAAATGAATGGGTATAGACATTTGGAATTAGGTGTTGAAGAGAACAAGCGGCTCATTCAAGTTCAACTGACTGAATTGCGTAAATACCGTCCGGATTTAATTATTGCAGATTACAGACATCTTCCTTTCTATGAGCAGCTAAAACAGATTTCCCCAACAGTCATCATAAATTTCACGATGGATTGGCGCATCAATTATATGAGGATTGCAGAATTGGTCGGAAGGGAAGAAGAAGCACGGCAAAATTGTAGCCAACTGGAGTTAAGGGTGAAATATGCTCGTAATCTATTAACTCAAACGATTGGTAATAGAACGGTGTCAATAATAAGGCTTTACAGCGGGAAGATTCGCGTGCAGGGACTGGTGGACCACCCATTAAGTAACTTACTTTATTCAGAGCTTGGGTTGAAACCTGGAAGCTGCGTGCCCTTAAACGAAAGAACCAAGGAGTTCGCACTGGGGAGCTTGCCTCCGTTTGAAACGGACTATTTGTTTATTTATAAACATCCAATTCAGTCAGAGGAAACTGATATATTTTCGGGGGTACTGAAGGGCACTTCCTGGAATGCGATGAAAGCGGTAAGGAACAATCAGACACGAATGATTCCGAATTGGATTAGTATGAGCTGGGCACCAATCGGACAAAATCAAATTATCGATGATTTATTGCAATGGAAAGCATAA
- the nikD gene encoding nickel import ATP-binding protein NikD: MTEQGTLSLVHNIDLELKPGRVLGLVGESGSGKSVTCLSILQLLDQKTACMEGSIRLHGRELNGLRAEEMRCIRGKEIALIMQNPMNAFSPVFTIGDQFVETIRTHTALTKKQAVDLAVDSLQDVNLPDPFGLMRRYPFQLSGGMLQRVMIAVAMCLRPSVLIADEPTTALDVTNQLQVLRQLNRIRSEHGTSILLISHDLGVIAEMADDVAVMQHGRIVEKADVYELFDHPQHAYTKELLDARPKLQINQQINQPTKEFVLS, translated from the coding sequence ATGACGGAGCAGGGAACGCTTTCCCTTGTTCACAATATCGATTTAGAGCTGAAACCTGGTCGTGTGCTTGGTCTTGTCGGAGAAAGCGGCAGCGGCAAATCAGTCACGTGTCTTTCCATCTTGCAGTTGCTGGACCAAAAAACAGCATGCATGGAAGGTAGTATCCGATTACACGGTCGCGAGTTGAATGGGCTCAGGGCCGAGGAGATGCGGTGTATTCGTGGGAAAGAGATCGCCCTCATTATGCAAAATCCGATGAATGCCTTCTCTCCTGTGTTTACGATCGGCGATCAATTCGTCGAAACGATCCGTACGCATACCGCTCTAACCAAAAAACAAGCGGTCGATTTGGCGGTCGACTCTTTACAGGATGTGAACTTGCCGGATCCTTTCGGGCTCATGCGGCGGTATCCGTTTCAATTGAGCGGGGGGATGCTGCAGCGGGTTATGATTGCTGTCGCGATGTGCCTGCGGCCCTCTGTCCTTATTGCTGATGAACCGACCACCGCACTGGATGTGACGAATCAACTGCAGGTGCTGCGTCAACTCAATCGCATTCGTTCCGAACATGGTACGTCAATTTTATTGATCTCTCATGATTTGGGGGTCATTGCGGAAATGGCTGACGATGTGGCCGTTATGCAGCATGGACGGATTGTTGAAAAAGCAGATGTCTACGAGCTATTTGATCATCCGCAGCATGCGTATACGAAGGAATTGCTCGATGCCAGACCCAAGCTGCAGATTAACCAACAGATCAACCAACCGACCAAGGAGTTTGTATTGTCATGA
- the nikC gene encoding nickel ABC transporter permease subunit NikC — protein MIASIRTGLRSQKTALVCLGLLLTLFILTILAPWIAPHDPIHVNLALKLQPPSFDYPLGTDHLGRCTLSRLLYGARVSLGFASLIFISSLGIGLFIGAIAGYKGGWLDFVLMRFCEGVMSFPNLVLILGLIGIFGPGLTQVILAMMLVQWVYYARMFRGMVLSLKERNFITAARISGSSQWKIIRQHIIPNVLPPIVVMGTLEMGWAIMDISALSFLGLGIQPPAPEWGAMIHEGKSFIRSNPELMIYPGILILLVVVSFNLLGEALSERFGVKRRFEKE, from the coding sequence ATGATCGCGAGTATACGTACTGGCCTTAGGAGTCAGAAGACCGCTCTGGTATGTTTGGGTCTTTTGCTCACTCTCTTTATCCTTACCATCTTGGCTCCATGGATCGCTCCGCATGATCCGATTCATGTGAATTTGGCACTCAAGCTGCAGCCACCTTCGTTTGACTATCCATTGGGAACCGACCACTTGGGACGCTGCACGCTATCTCGCCTTCTATACGGTGCCCGCGTATCATTAGGCTTTGCATCCCTGATCTTCATTTCTTCTTTAGGAATTGGATTGTTCATCGGAGCGATTGCCGGTTACAAAGGTGGCTGGTTAGATTTTGTACTGATGCGGTTCTGCGAAGGGGTGATGTCCTTTCCGAATCTCGTGCTCATTCTTGGGCTGATAGGGATTTTCGGGCCTGGACTGACGCAGGTTATTTTGGCAATGATGCTGGTGCAGTGGGTGTATTACGCCCGGATGTTTCGAGGTATGGTTCTCAGTTTAAAGGAACGGAATTTCATCACCGCTGCCCGAATAAGCGGATCCTCGCAATGGAAGATTATCAGGCAGCATATTATCCCCAATGTGCTTCCCCCGATTGTTGTTATGGGAACACTGGAAATGGGTTGGGCTATTATGGATATCTCGGCCCTCTCATTCCTGGGGCTCGGTATTCAGCCGCCCGCGCCGGAGTGGGGCGCCATGATCCATGAAGGAAAATCGTTTATTCGCAGTAATCCGGAATTAATGATATATCCGGGGATTTTGATTTTGCTCGTAGTTGTTTCGTTTAATCTACTGGGCGAAGCTCTGTCGGAGCGGTTTGGCGTTAAGCGACGTTTTGAAAAGGAATGA
- a CDS encoding acyl-CoA thioesterase, translating to MEKKYVRETRCFKISRVFPTDVNNHNTLFGGKLMSYIDDIASISATKLCRVTTVTASTDSVDFLHPIRPTDSVSLESFVTWTGKSSIEVFVKVIREDLRSGERKIAATSFLTFVALDEQNKTILVPRIIPETEEEIKLHETAEHRTEMRKHRREESKKFADYLVTQYPWE from the coding sequence TTGGAAAAGAAATATGTAAGAGAAACACGATGTTTTAAAATTTCCAGAGTTTTTCCAACGGATGTCAATAACCATAATACCTTGTTTGGAGGCAAGCTAATGTCTTATATCGACGATATTGCTTCAATATCTGCTACCAAATTATGTCGTGTGACAACTGTGACAGCTTCTACGGATTCCGTTGATTTCCTACACCCTATTAGGCCAACGGATTCTGTATCCTTAGAGTCTTTCGTCACATGGACGGGCAAGAGTTCAATTGAGGTATTTGTGAAAGTGATCAGGGAAGATTTAAGAAGTGGTGAGAGGAAGATCGCCGCGACCTCTTTTCTTACTTTTGTTGCCTTGGATGAGCAGAATAAGACGATACTTGTACCTCGTATAATACCTGAGACGGAAGAAGAAATAAAGCTGCATGAAACGGCTGAGCATAGAACGGAAATGAGGAAACACCGCCGTGAGGAAAGCAAGAAGTTCGCTGACTATTTGGTAACTCAGTATCCATGGGAGTAA
- a CDS encoding nitroreductase: MNSLEYKEAGTIAHLIKERRTIRDFKSDPVSNELLLELLNVAVWAPNHGNRQPWRFILYKGEGRITLADAMLQSYSAEEKERYGKPKWDYFMKVPAHLVVILKEDPRQKQWDEDYGAVCALIQNFQLAAWEQGLGVVWKTNSYNYAPKYHQAVGVQPGEKIAGVLHIGYPETVPAKQPRKTAEEMLTVIDFKSE; encoded by the coding sequence ATGAACTCATTAGAATATAAAGAAGCTGGTACAATTGCACATTTAATTAAAGAAAGAAGAACCATCAGAGATTTCAAAAGTGATCCCGTATCCAATGAATTGCTGTTGGAATTATTGAATGTGGCGGTTTGGGCGCCAAATCATGGCAACAGACAGCCTTGGAGGTTCATTTTGTACAAAGGAGAGGGTCGGATTACATTAGCTGATGCAATGCTTCAGTCCTACTCTGCCGAAGAAAAGGAACGATATGGAAAGCCGAAATGGGATTATTTCATGAAGGTACCGGCTCATCTCGTCGTTATATTAAAGGAAGACCCACGTCAAAAGCAGTGGGATGAAGACTATGGAGCAGTCTGTGCCTTAATCCAAAATTTTCAGCTGGCTGCTTGGGAACAAGGACTGGGAGTTGTGTGGAAAACCAATAGTTATAACTATGCCCCTAAGTACCATCAAGCGGTGGGTGTGCAACCAGGGGAGAAGATCGCCGGCGTCCTGCACATCGGATATCCGGAAACGGTACCAGCCAAACAGCCGCGTAAAACAGCGGAAGAGATGCTGACTGTTATTGATTTTAAGTCGGAGTAA
- a CDS encoding DMT family transporter produces MKSEKTIYFILAMVVISWGLNIVMVKYLTQFISPMLVAAIRMPLAGIVLLPFVFKKYGFYKPNAKQWGLLFLIGLTSIFFHQLFLAYGVVTTTATNASLILGLNPLTTALLASIFIGEKFSMRLGLGILFGFSGVVLVVTSKSADSSVGLSGWGDVIMLLSMLAYVVGALFIKKLSTTSMPTLVVTTYSTLIGGVMLNLGTVTFFGPSSYAQIHLPAMAWAVMLMSAWIASSLGTLGWNQGIKFLGANKTAMFLNGLPFASMVGGIIFLDEKIGWIHVVAFILTTVGIVIGTLKKRDSRLPSVGGKSVNT; encoded by the coding sequence GTGAAGTCGGAGAAAACCATTTATTTTATTTTAGCTATGGTGGTCATTTCGTGGGGTTTAAATATTGTAATGGTTAAATACCTTACACAGTTTATCTCTCCCATGCTTGTAGCTGCAATTAGGATGCCGCTCGCTGGAATTGTGTTGCTTCCGTTTGTATTTAAAAAATATGGATTCTATAAACCTAATGCAAAGCAGTGGGGACTTCTTTTTCTTATAGGGCTAACATCGATCTTCTTTCATCAGTTGTTTTTAGCTTATGGGGTTGTAACAACTACAGCTACAAATGCATCGCTGATCCTAGGATTAAATCCGCTAACTACCGCGCTGCTTGCATCCATTTTCATTGGGGAAAAATTCAGTATGAGATTGGGCCTCGGTATTCTGTTTGGATTTTCAGGGGTCGTTTTGGTTGTAACCTCCAAATCGGCAGATAGTTCGGTTGGTTTATCTGGATGGGGTGATGTCATCATGCTTCTATCCATGTTAGCTTATGTTGTTGGTGCATTGTTCATCAAGAAGTTGTCGACAACCTCCATGCCAACTTTAGTTGTCACTACCTATTCCACGCTAATTGGGGGAGTCATGCTAAATCTGGGTACAGTGACTTTCTTTGGGCCTTCGTCGTATGCACAGATTCATTTGCCAGCCATGGCTTGGGCCGTTATGTTGATGTCAGCTTGGATAGCATCTTCACTGGGTACACTAGGGTGGAATCAGGGTATTAAATTTCTAGGCGCCAATAAAACAGCTATGTTTCTAAACGGGCTGCCTTTTGCCAGTATGGTTGGGGGAATTATTTTTTTGGATGAAAAAATTGGCTGGATTCACGTTGTGGCTTTTATACTTACTACGGTTGGTATTGTGATAGGGACTTTAAAGAAAAGAGATAGCAGGCTTCCCTCTGTAGGTGGAAAATCTGTTAATACCTAA